In the Populus trichocarpa isolate Nisqually-1 chromosome 8, P.trichocarpa_v4.1, whole genome shotgun sequence genome, TTCGTGTTGTGTCGTGCGTTGTTGAGAAAATGTTTGACTGGAAGCTGTTTAGTGGGAAAATCATGGGATgtttaatttctcaattaagAATGAGCTGTAATATGCAATTCAATGCAGAGAAAACATGAACACTGGTGAAATAAGCATTAAATGTGACGAGGAAGTTCTTAACTTGAAGCAGAGAAAGTGGAAATCAACTGAAGAAATAATCTTCAATGGTCAAAGAATGTGTTAGAGAACTATTTGATATTGTTGTACTAGTATACCCTTTTCATTTGAATTCTTTGTTTCTCCACATTGAGTAGCAGTTGCATTTGTAATTTGTGACAAAAGCAGTAATGAACTGCCACTGGGCTTTGACAAGATGCATGGATTCTCCATGGTTGATGGCTTTGCGGAGATAACTGAAAGCTTGGCCGAGATGATCAAGTATGTGGCGAACGAACCCTCGGTAGGGCTTTTCTATATTCAGCAGCATACTCAGAATGCAGTTCCGAATGTCATTAGGCTCAAGAATAATGTTGTGGAGAAGTCACGTGAAACAAATTTGCGCACTGAAGACTTGGAGGATTCTATCACCGTGGTGAAGTCAATGAAAGAATGTGGTTTCCCTGTTGCTGATGAGATGATTAGAGACATCAGGACATCTTTAGCAATATTGTCAGCTAAACAACCAAGAAGAGGATTAATCAATAGCCCAGTTTCAGGTTTCCAGATGGGAAGAACCAGCTCATGGGGACCAGGCACTTGGGGTCGTAATGGAGATGATGCCAAGAAGGATGGCAAAAGAACGAGCAATTACGTTTCAACTGTATTTAAATCTGCCAAAGAAAGGGCAAGCAATTTCAAGTGGCCACCACGGGATTCAAAAGAATCAACCACAAACCAGGCAGAAAAACCGTTGTCTTATCCCAATCCATCACAATTGGTCGGTATCTCTAGTTCATCTTTGCCTGCTGCAGAACTTGATGAACTGCCCTTGTCCAGTCTAACTGCTGACGAGCAAGAATTAGATAAAGAAAAGGATCAGGTTGGTGTAAATTCACCACCTCATAATATATTGTTGGTAACAGAAAACCACAATGACTTCCAGGCTGATAAGGAAGCCAAGCTAGAGGAGTGGTTGGGAAGGACTGCTGACAACCAAGATAAAGTGCAATGGAGCAAATGATGCAGGTggcttttccttcttcttcatcgAACATGTCCAATGCCATTGCTTCTCAAAAAACCTTTTGCTTGTATATCTGTTGTTTGTGCCTAGTGAGCTTAGAAGTTATATTACACGGTTCATCAAAATActtgtctcgttttggttggttTCACATAGCTTTAGCGTCTCAGGTttcttttattaacttttttctgttttcttatgTAATTAATGTAACAAGAGAGATCTTCTGTATGATTGCTGCACAAGGTAAACTCTTTGGCAATGCTTTTTTTGCCTAGTACGCCCAAAAGCAAAATCATATTTGTGAAGCAGGATTTATGCGTATATGCTTGCTTCCAGCAACACTCCTGGTACAAGCTAAACATTTCCAAAATTGTTCTGTATTTTTTGGAACTTATCCCGCAGGAAAACTCCAGCTCCCATTTATTACGAATACGATCTTGGTTATTGCTCAAGCCTGGCACATCTGCAAACACCCTTGAGATGTTGATGTTCACCTTTGTTGTCCAGATTTGTCTCTTCAGTAGTGTTAGGCAAGATACCTTGAGTCCTAAGTTCGCAAACATTTCGTGCAAAACTGGAGCTGCTTGTCACCCGGGGTGAGGAGGGGGGGGGGTTGGGGATCTTGACAGGTTCTTCCCGGTTGTGTAATACGCTTGAATCAATACTTAATTCTCCCTATTTATCTGATGAAAGCAAGATCGAATAATAATCAGCCGACTCCAGCTGGCATAAGTAGATAAGATAAACCATCGCAAAATATGCAAATATGAACAAAGTAACAGTGGAGGTTGATCATGTCAGCAAGACCAGTTGATGATATTCTGACGATAGTTGAGTCTTCTCTGGTGATAAACTTGTACAGTGAGATCGATCATCATTTGGTAATGTTTTTGCACGAAGAGATTTGATCATCTTCTAGGAGTCTTGAACTTCATTAGCAGAGAGCTCTGCGATTGGATAAGCACCCTTTCTATGGTGGGATCCGTCCTGAAGTATACGTGGATTGAATCCTAACCACACACAATTTTGTACACAGTTGTGAATATTCACGAAGACTTCTAGCTTGGATTATTCAGAAACTGCAAGAAGAGATTTTCTTAACTATATGGACTTATGACACCAATGAAATTCTTGATACTCTAATCTTACTACGATCGAATTTCTTGCTGAATGCATTAactcgtttttaaaaaaaaaaagagaaggaaaagaaaggaaatgaaataaataaatacatgggaccaatcaaataaatttttataaagcaaataattttatttttaacatcaaaaactTATTCcactatttatatataaatatatgatctTGATAcatgttattatcatagttggGTTATGTTGAAGACCAGAAACAACGAAGTGATTAAAGGTTCAATCACTCCATTAGAGAATCAAGTGTATTAGGTCAAGCAGCTTTATAAGGTTATTCTCAAGCTTTTTCATGGGATGCAGAGGGTACAGCTTCATCTGCTTGCCGTTTTGTTTCTTGGGTTCTTCCTCCTCGTGATTGGTGGAAGCTTAATGTGGATGGCAGTGTTTTTGGGGCTTCGGGCGATGCTGGTGTTGAATGGTTAATTCGTGACCATGCTGGCAAATGGATTATGAGTTTCTCGGGTTATAGTGGTTGCACAACTATCATGGCTGCTGAACTTGGAGCTCTGCAAAGTGATTTAGAGTAGGCGCTTTCCATAGGATGTGCTCATTTGGAGGTGGAGTCAGATAGTCTGGAAACCACGCAGTTTATTTCTTCGTCTCCAGCTGGTTACCGCCCTCGCTCTCACCTGATTAGTGATGCGAGGCTGCTTCTCTCGGCATTCCTCAATTCAGGGTCTTGCATACGCTACATGAGGGTAATCGGTGTGCTGATTTCCTTTATAGCAAGCTTGCTTTGGATCAAACTTAGGCTTCTCCCCTTGCCGATCTTGGTGGATGCTCTTCAAGCTGATTTAGCTGGTGCTATTTTATAGCAGGAGATAGTTTTCTTGTCTTGCTATAGTTATTTTATGTACCCAAGGGGGAAAAAACTCTGTATCTCAGGACATTTTGTGCAGGCACGGACAAGGACACAACATCGGTAGCCTTGCAATGGGTCATGGCAGAGCTAATCAACAACCCAGGGATATTCAAGAAGCTTAGAGATGAGACCAATACAGTTTAACAGGCTAGTCAAAGAATCCGACGTCCCAAAACTCTCTTACCTAAGAGCAATCTAAGACTTCACCCTTCAGCACCCTAAATCACACGAGAGAATGTGCTGAATATTGCAAGGTCAACTGTTTCTGATATCAGAGCCAAGACACGAGTTGTAACTGATGTCTACGCTATCTCGAGGGATTCGAATTCATCGGATAATTCGAATGAATCCATGCCTGCAAGATTCATGGTGTGTTTAGAGGGAAAAATTGTGTCCTGGTGCATCGCTTGCTACGATGGTAATAGGGGCTTTGGTGTATTGTTTTAAACCCAAGTTCAATGGGTTGGCCTGGAACCTGTGTAGACCTGTCATGATTAATCTAAGCTTGACATCaacccattgatttttttttaattcttttttcaaaaagatgtttttattttttccaaacccATGACAAAGAATTTGCCCCACGTCAGCTTTAAAGCTATGCTTTGGAGAGTGCTTTGTTTGGAAAATCAAGGACTGGGAGAAGATGGATTCTCTGCCAATTGTGTTGCCCAATGAAATACATGAATTCATTTTTAAGAGCTACCATTGAATTTCAGACAAGTTCAAGATCAAATTGTTCTTTAGGTCTATCACAAAGTCTGTCCGGTGGACTTTCGCTCTAAAGAACCAAGCATGTAATCCcttgaaatttaatatattgatcCGTTTGCCCCCAATTCCAATATCCTTACATTGCCTTTGCAAAATAATAACATACAGgctaatttgatcaattttctGGCCACGACCACAGCTATAACCAGTCAGCTCGAGTTGGGACGGGATGAACGAGTCAAACCACCCCAAATACACTTCGACCTACTATACAAAGTACAGGCGGAACCCAAGATGAAACTGGATGGAGTAAAACCTTTAAGCAGAGGATCACAAACTTTGCATGCATTTAAAAGCACAATTGCAACCGAAGCTCGGTTTTTTTCGCCTGTATTCTGTTTGCCAACAAGCTGTCCATCCTGTAACTGAAAAGGCAAAGTTGAAtcagtttttttccctttatttttacAAACCATTACACGGCCATCTTATCTTCAACGTCAGAGAACATTTGACATTGACGATACAGAGTATAGTACCTGATCTGAATCTGGCCACGAGTCTGCACTGACAACCAAGTTTAGTACACAGGCCTTTACTGGCAGTCTTCATCATAAAAATTTTTATGACGTTGATTAAGGTCTGGCATCAATGATCATATCTTGTGCTTTTGTGATAGAGGAAGTTGAAGTCAGATTTCACCGTGACTAGCGCTTGCATCATAAAATCTTCTCTCCATCATGTCACAATACAGTTGTGCtgtttaaaataatgatgaattgAACTTggaaactataaataaaaacataaccaATTTACCTGGATTCATAAAACCTCCTCCATAAGGACACATTCTCCACACCACAGTTGGCTTGGGGACAAGCTTCATGGTAAGTGGGTAGTTCAGGGGCACTGCCTCTCTCCAAGGCATGACCAAACTGTTGGCCTTCGTCATAAAGCTCCAATTCATTATGCAGTCTTTGAGAAATGACTGCAGTGATGAAGAATGAGGAGTCATTGATGACATCTTGTTTGATTAGATACTGCCATTTTCACTTCTCATTGCAGACACCATCCATTACTCCTAGTGCTTTTGCACATGGAACATGCATCTTCAACAGTTGGGAATAGCACGTACAGAATTCTCCAGCGTCCCTAGTTGACTACTTCAGAAGAAAGAAGGAACAAATTCTGCAACACATCAGAGAAAAGCATTCAAAATGGAGAGCGAGTTCCCCACCAAACAGGGATAGAAATATCAAATCCACAGACAAGGTATTGATACATGTTTGATAcacatttcaattttatcataaaagaGTGAGAACAAGTAGcatcaattgaaataaaattcagaAACATGTATCACTAAAATGCATTCAACCTAGTaatcatcaagaaaaatgaGTGCTCATTTGCCATGCACCAAGTGACGTGATGAAAAACAATATCAGAAACCATAAAGTTAACTTGCACAAGGAATTCTCAAAATAACCTTGGTGGTAGAAGATAGTTCACCATCCTAGACACTCATCAGGGAGGTGCTGTCTGATCATTCTTCAACATGTATACTTGACTTTGTCCTAACAAAATTGAAgcatttattttagatttccaTGATGAGAATAGTTAGAGAAAACAATACTAATGAATGAATATGGACAGCAAAAAAAAGCATCAGTTTACAACCCTTTCTATGGAGTGTAAAAAAGTGTATTATTCCATAGCTCCTTCTGTGGTTCTAGAGAATATATGTCACTTCTCTCAATGGAAGTGCAAGAACTAAAGTCATCGTATTATATAGGAAATGGATGGATTATATTGATGTTAGTATGAAGTGATAAAAGGGCATTTATATTAACTTGACATAACAAGAGAAGAAGAGGCTCAATACGCATGTAAAGAGTAAACAGAACAGGAATGATTCACTTCCACCTTGAATCCAAATATACCAAAACTAACagatttattataaaactaaaaggatttGATATTTACCTG is a window encoding:
- the LOC7494935 gene encoding uncharacterized protein LOC7494935 isoform X1, with protein sequence MVHRRIYKKSWKDLTSRNKNLKIVIIFHSWVFLSNELPLGFDKMHGFSMVDGFAEITESLAEMIKYVANEPSVGLFYIQQHTQNAVPNVIRLKNNVVEKSRETNLRTEDLEDSITVVKSMKECGFPVADEMIRDIRTSLAILSAKQPRRGLINSPVSGFQMGRTSSWGPGTWGRNGDDAKKDGKRTSNYVSTVFKSAKERASNFKWPPRDSKESTTNQAEKPLSYPNPSQLVGISSSSLPAAELDELPLSSLTADEQELDKEKDQVGVNSPPHNILLVTENHNDFQADKEAKLEEWLGRTADNQDKVQWSK
- the LOC7494935 gene encoding uncharacterized protein LOC7494935 isoform X2, giving the protein MVHRRIYKKSWKDLTSRNKNLKIVIIFHSWVFLNELPLGFDKMHGFSMVDGFAEITESLAEMIKYVANEPSVGLFYIQQHTQNAVPNVIRLKNNVVEKSRETNLRTEDLEDSITVVKSMKECGFPVADEMIRDIRTSLAILSAKQPRRGLINSPVSGFQMGRTSSWGPGTWGRNGDDAKKDGKRTSNYVSTVFKSAKERASNFKWPPRDSKESTTNQAEKPLSYPNPSQLVGISSSSLPAAELDELPLSSLTADEQELDKEKDQVGVNSPPHNILLVTENHNDFQADKEAKLEEWLGRTADNQDKVQWSK
- the LOC7494935 gene encoding uncharacterized protein LOC7494935 isoform X3, encoding MHGFSMVDGFAEITESLAEMIKYVANEPSVGLFYIQQHTQNAVPNVIRLKNNVVEKSRETNLRTEDLEDSITVVKSMKECGFPVADEMIRDIRTSLAILSAKQPRRGLINSPVSGFQMGRTSSWGPGTWGRNGDDAKKDGKRTSNYVSTVFKSAKERASNFKWPPRDSKESTTNQAEKPLSYPNPSQLVGISSSSLPAAELDELPLSSLTADEQELDKEKDQVGVNSPPHNILLVTENHNDFQADKEAKLEEWLGRTADNQDKVQWSK